The region TTGTCGGCGTAGAGTTTTTCCAGGCCTTCGTACTGCGGCGTCAAGCCACAGGCGGAGGCGACATTGACCACCAGCACGACCTTGCCGCGATAGGCGTCCAGGCTGGTGGGTTCGCCATTGATGCGGCGCAAAGGAATGTCGTAAATGCTGTCGCTCATGATGTGTCTCCTCGGATGAAACAATCATGATAGCCGTGTGCGCGCGAACGCGCTGGCGGCGTCAAAAACTCAATACACGTCGCGCCGGTAGCGTCCTTCGGCCGCCAGCGCGTCGAGCGCGGGCCGGCCCAGGATTTCCTGCAGGGCCTGGTCGACGCCGCCGGCCATGCCGGCCAGGCTGCCGCAAATATAAATGGCCGCGCCCTGTTCCAGCCACAGTTTCACCTCGTCGGCATTGCCGCGCAGGCGGTCTTGCACATAGGTCCGCTCGGCCTGGTCGCGTGAAAACGCCAGGTCCAGGCGCGGCAAGTCGCCGCTGGCGTGCCAGCCCTCAATTTCTTCGCGATAATGGAAATCGTGGGCCGCATTGCGCTCGCCAAAGATCAGCCAGTTGCGCCGCTGTCCTGCCAGCACACGGCTTTTCAAATGCCCGCGCAAGCCGGCGATGCCGCTGCCGTTGCCGATCAAAATCAATGGCCGCTGGGCATTGTCTTCCAGGCGGAAGCGTTTGTGCTGCCGCAAGCGCAGCTGCACCACGTCGCCCACCTTGGCTTGCGCCGTCAGCCAGCCAGAGGCCAGGCCCAGACTGCCATCGGGATGCGCATGCTGGCGTACCAGCAAGTGCACGCCGCCATCGCGCGGGATCGAGGCGATCGAATATTCGCGTGGCTGCGACGGGTCGGCAGGCGCCGTCACCTGCACCAGATCGCCCGACTGCCAGTCAGGCAAAGCACCCGCTACGGGCGCCAGTTCCACATGATAAATGGCGCCGCCGGCACTGCCAGGGTTGAGGTGGCGCCGCTGCCTCAAACGCCAGTCGCCGAAGGCGGGCGCGCTCCAGTCGGGCGCATCGCTGGTGCCGGCCAGGTGGCTCAGGTGCTGGAACCATTGCTCGATGGCGGCGCTGGCGCTGCGGTCGACTTCGATGCGCTGGAACAGGCGCGACGCGCCCTGTCCCGCCAGCCAGGCGTCGAGCGCGCGGCCGAAGCCGCAGAACTGGCCATAGCTGCGGTCGCCCAGGGCCAGCACGGCGTAATGCAATTGCGGCAGCGCCAGCTCGCCCGTCATCAGGCGGCCCATGAAGGCGGCCGCATTGTCGGGCGCGTCGCCTTCGCCATACGTGCTGACCAAAAATAGGGCCCGTTCCGCTTGTTGCAAATCAAGGGCTGTGAGTTCGGCCAGCGCGCACAGGCGCACGGGGATGCCGGCCAGTTGCAGGCTCTGCGCCGTTTGCGTGGCCAATTCCTCGGCATTGCCCGTCTGGCTCGCATACGCCACCAGCCAGGCGGGACTGTTGGCGAGGGTAGCCCTGGCGGCCTCGGACGCGCGGCGCTTGGCGCGCGCGCGCAGCCAGGGCGCCAGACACACGCCCGCATAACTGAGGGACAGGGCGGCCAGCAAGGCCAGCCGCGTCGTATCGTGCGTAAAAATCATGGAATTAATCGTTCATTCGTCGAGCATGGCCAGCATGTGGCTGCTCAGCGTTTCATGGTAGCCGTCGCCGTCGCGCTGCAGGAAGCGCGCGGCCAGGCCCTGCTCTTCCGCCAGCGCCATGCCGGCCTCGACACCCAGCACCGTCAGGGCCGTCGACCAGGCGTCGGCCGCCATGCATTGCTCGTGCACGACGGTGACGGAAGCGAGTTGATTGGCGATCGGCATGCCGCTGCGCGGATCGATGGTGTGTGAGAAACGCACGGTGCCATCCTGGAAGAAACGCCGGTAGTCGCCCGAGGTGGCCACGGACAAGCCGTGCAGCGCCAGCAGCATTTCGGCCGGATGCTGCGCATGATCGGCGCCATCGACCTGTTCCAGCATCACCCACCACGGCTGACCGTCGGGCTTGCTGCCGGCGCCGCGCAGCTCGCCGCCCACTTCGACCAGGTAATGCTGAATGCCCTGACTGTCCAGGTAGCGAGCCAGGCGATCCACGCCATAGCCCTTGGCCACGGCGGACAAATCGAGCTGCAAGCCGCCCGGCTGGCGCGCGCGGCGGGCCGGCAAATCGAGTTCCAGGCGGCGGCGCTGGCGCTGCGACAGCAGCAAGGCCACGGTATCGTCTTTCGGCGGCAGGAAACCCGGCTCATCGTAGCGGTTGCGGGGGCCGAAGCCCCACAGGTTGACGAGGGCGCCGGCGCACGGGTCATACGCGCCTCCGGACGCTTGCGACACGTGCATGGCAAAGCCCAGCACCTCGCAAAAGGCGGCGGGCAGGCTGTGCCAGCTGCCCGCCTCGGCCCGGTTGAAGCGGCCCAGGTCGGACTCGTCGCTCCAGTGGCTCATTTGCGCCACGACCAGGTCCAGCTGCTGCTGCAAGCCCTGCTGCAAGTCGGCGCTGCCCGCACGTCCCGGCATGGCGGATTCGAGCAGGCGCACCGACCAGCTGGTGCCCATGGTCAGGCCGCGCAAGTCCCGGATCGCGGCGCCGGGCGGCGCGACCTGATCGGAAATATGCTGCGGCAGCAGGACCCGGCGCATCGGCGCTTTCGTGACGATGCCGCCGCTTACTGCGGCAGCACTTCCACGGTGGCCGCGTACGTCATGCGGCGCTCGGGCATGGCGGGCGGCTGGCCGGCCACGGCCGGGGCGGCCGCTGGCCAGGTGCTGCTCAGGTAATACATGCCGGCCGCTGGCACCGTAAACGTGATCTCGCCCTTGGCATCCGTGCTCTGGCGGATTTCACCGAGCACGCCACGGTAGCGCACGCCACCTGGCACCAGGCTGAACGCCTGGTTCGCCGCCGGCTTGCCATCGATCAGGAAGCGCCACGTGGCTTTCTCGCCCGCGCGCAAGTCGTTCGGGTGCGTCACTGGCACGAATTCCAGGCCCACACCGGTCGGTTTGAACACTTCCGTGCTGGTTTCGCCATTGCTGAAGAAAGTTTCCAGGCGCGCTGCCGTGCGCGTGATTTTCAACTCTTGCGCATCGGCCGGCACTTCCTTCTTGAAGGTCTCTTCGTTGCCGCGGAAACGCTTCTGCTCGCCGTTGAGCTTGTAGCTGCCCATCACGTTTTGCGACACGATGGCCGCCTTGTACGTGCCCGGCTTTTCCATTTTGACGTCGAAGACGCTGCGCAAACGGCCCGTGACCGTGTTCGCCGGCGTGACTTTGGCGCCGTCCGGGCCGATGACTTGCAGCGCGTCCAGGCGCAGCGGCTGGTGGTCGATCTCGAACAGGCCGTCGGAGACGGCGGCGTCCACCGTCACCCAGGCGTCCTTGCTTTCCACCATCGTGCTCGATGGCACCATCCAGCCGCGGTGAGCGTGGGCGTTCATGGCCAGGCCGGCCAGGGCCAGGGCGATCAGGGATTTGTTGAATTGCTTGAACATGATGTGCGCCTTATGGTTTGAGTTGGACGACGACATTGCCGAGTTCTTCCTTGCCTTTGGCAGGCACGGACTGGGCCGATTTCAGCGGCCACTGGAACGGCACGCGCACCAGTTCGCGTCCACCCGCTTCGCGCGCCGCTTCCACCACCACCTGGTATTCGCCGGCCGGCAGCTTGTCGAGCAAGGCCTTGGCGCCGGGGAAAGTCAGGGTATGCTCGCCCGGCGCACGCGTGGCGCCGCTGACGCCGTCAACCGGCATGGCCAGGTCGCGGCCGCTCTTGCGCCACCATTGGCGCATGTCCTTCAGCCATTTTTCGCCTGCCTTGTCCTTCTTTTTCACGTCATACAGCACCGTCAGATTGCCGACGACCTTCTGGTCCGCCGTTTCCAGCCACGCCGCCACGTAGGGACGGTGGTATTCCGCCACGTTCAGTTGTGGGATTTCAATCTTGAGGGCCAGGTCGGCCGCCATCGCCGACGTACCGATCAGGGGAAGGCCAAGCGCCAGGGAGTAGCGTAATTTCATGGTGTGCCTGTAAAAAGGAAAATAAAAACGATCAATGGATAAACAGCAAGGCGATCGCGCAAGGTATCAAGATACCGAGACCCACCATCGGCCAGGTAAATGGCCGGTTGGCCGCGTGGAATTTCAAAATCAATAGCCCCGTCAGGCAAAACACGATGCAGGCGCCGGCAAAGATGTCGATGAACCAGCTCCACGCCACGCCCGTGTTGCGGCCCTTGTGGACATCGTTGAGCCAGGATACCCAGCCCCGGTCCGTCAATTCATATTCGGCGGCCCCGTCTTCGAGGCCGATGCGCACCCAGGCGTCGCCGCCCGCCTTGGGCAGCGGCAGATACACTTCGTCGATCGACCATTCGGCGGGACGCCCGCCCGCATTGAGCGACCATTGCTGCTTGAGCCAGGCTTCGGCCGCGGCCGGCATGGGCGCGTTGGCGCCATCGTGCTTGGCGGCATAGGCGGCCAGTTGCGTGACGAGGGGCGCCGGCAGCTCCGCCTTCTGGCGCGTGATGGACGGCTTGGATTCGATCTGGCCAGCGTGGTTCAGGGTGATGCCGGTAATGGCGAACAGAAACATGCCCAGCAGGCAAAGCGCGGAACTGATCCAGTGCCATTGATGCAAATTCTTCAGCCAGACGGCGCGGCTGGCGTTGTTCTTGGCCTTGTCCGCTGCGCCCGCATTACCCATCAAGCGCTCCCGGCAAGGAGCGGGCCAGGTGGCGCGACAAGTCAGTGTGCTTCATTCCCATCCTTCAATCAAAGTGCATGCTTATATTTTCAAACAAATGATAATGATTATCATTTATTAAGTCAATACATGGGGCGCTCCGCCGGGCCAGCGTTTTGTAACAGCTTTGAAACAAAGCTGGGCTGCTAAGTAAGCTGCCGTACAGAGCCGCGTGCCATGCCCGTCTATGCTGTTGTTCAGGACAATCAAACAGGAGCACACCCATGCAAGCGTATTCCAGCGAACAACTGGCCAGCATCGCGGCCAAGATCAAGGACGTCAAATTCGGCATGCTGACCACCAGCGACGACATGCGCACCCTCACCAGCCGGCCGTTGACGCAGCAGCAGGTCGACAGCGAAGGGCAAATCTGGTTTTTTGTCTCGGACGATGCCGCCTACACGCGCGACTTGCTGAACAATCCGCAAGTCAACGTCAGCTTTGTCGACACGGGCGACAGCCTGTATGTCTCCGTCTGCGGCCACGCGCAGCTGCTGAAGGACCGCGCCAAGGCGGAGGAATTGTGGAACCCGCTCGTAAAAGCCTGGTTCCCGGGCGGACTCGACGATCCGAAGCTGTCGCTGATCAAGGTGACGATACAGTCGGCCGAGTACTGGGATAGCAGCGCCAGCAAGATGATGCAATTCTATGAGATGGCCAGGGCCGCCATTACGGGCGAGCCGCCGAAGGACCTGGGCGAACATGGACGGGTCGACCTGTAGCGGAGCCTTCCTGATTTACCCGCGCGCATGCGGGCCAGTCGGCGTGTGCGAACACGCCTGACGGCTGGCCCTGTGGGGATGATCAAACAGTCAGGAAGGGAAGCTCAGACGCCCGTACTGCCCGTGGTGTCCGGCGCATCGTCGGCGCTCTGTCGGCTCTGTCCGGCGAGGCCGGACTGGTGATGGGGCAAGCGGTCGGCGCGCCGTACTTCGCCGATGGAAAACAGATCGTCGCCGATATCGAGGCCTTGCTCGCTATCGACCAGCACAAAGTTTTCGGCCGAATCGGCCGTGCTTTGCTTGCTGCCCGCCGTGGATGGCGTGCCGCCCTGGCTATTGCCCGCTGGCGGCGTATTCGAGTTGCCCATTATCTTCTCCCTGATCGTGAGTGAGTACCTGAGTGCAAGTTGGCTGCAAGTTGACTGCGAGGTGATGGCACGGTGATTGCACCTTGCCGGCCCAGCTCATTCATCATAGTTCATGGCTGCTGCATTGCATCAAAATTGTGCGGCAAGCGGACAGATGCGACATGACCAGCGGCGTGCCTGCCTGCCGCTGGTCATGCTCACTTACTACTGCTTGCTACTGCTCGTGACTACTTGTTACTGCTTCTTACTGCTTGTTGCGCGACCCCGAACTGGATCCCGAACCGCCGCTTTGCTTGTTGCCACTGTCGCGGCCGCCATCCTGGTTCATGCTGGCATTGTCGCGCGACCCGCTGGAGCTGGAAGCGCTTTGCCGGTTGGCATCGTTCTTGTGGCTTTGGCTGCCTGCGCGGCGGGCCTCTTCCGACGTGAACTCATGCGCCGTGCCCTTTTCATGCGCAGCACGTCCGCCTTCGCTGGCGATTTCACGCTGCTGGGCGGGATCCATGGAAGCGAAACCCCGTTTGCTGGTATCGCTTTGCTTGTTGCCGCTGCTGCTACTGCTGCTACTGGTTTTACTACCTTGCTGTTTATTGTCGCTCGATGTGGCCATGATGATCTCCTTAATCGATGGAATCAGAAACAATGCAAAAAACAATGCAAACCATGCAATTCTTCCCCCTCGCATGGCAAGGGAACCGTCATCTTAGTGCGCACATGGGGCACAAGAAATAGGAGGATGGCAAGAGCGCATGTAGGATGAGTCCCGCCCACGGTGGCGCAGTTACTTTCAGTTTTCCACCAAAAGTACCAGACACTCAGCAGTTAGCGGGTAGTGCGAAAACCGCCGCGTCGGCCGTCACGTAGACACGTTCGCCAGCGGCTGGCCGCACCGCATGGCCGCCCGTAAATGCGCCAAACGAGGGCAGGATGGCGCGCTGCTGGCCCAGCAGGAAACACGGCAGGCGCAAGCCGCCTCTTTCAGCGCGCAAGTGAAACACGGGATGCACGTGGCCGGCCAGCACATAGCCGGGCGCGGCGGTGTCCGGGTGATGGCAAAACGACAGCTTGCCCACCTGGTGCGGTTCATCGACCATGCGTATCCCCAGCGCGGCGGCCGGGTCGCCCGCATGGGCATCGTGGTTGCCGCGCACCACCGTCAGGCGCAGGCCCGGATGGCGCGCGCGCCAGGCCAGCATGGCGGCCACGGTGGCGGGCGCATGCGCGGCGCGCGCGTGCAGAAAGTCGCCGAGAAAGACGATTTCCTCGCAAGCGTAACTGGCCAGCAAGGCGTCGAGCGCCAGCAGGTTTTGCGTGGTGGTGCCGCGCGGCACGGGCATGCCCAGCGCGCGGAACGCGGCCGCCTTGCCGAAATGGATGTCGGCGATGACCAGCATCTTGCGCGCCGGCCAGTACCCGGCCTTGTGCGCCAGCAGCCATAGAATCTCGCCGGCCAGTTCCACCACGCAGTGCGCATGCCGCGACTCACTCATGCGGCCGCCTTTTCCAGCGCGCTGACCAGCCGCGCCACCCGGTCCGACAGTTTTTCCGTCGTCAGCTGTTCGCGGAAGCGCTCGACCATCAGGCCGAAGGCAAAGGGCGAGGCCCGCTCCAGCGGCTGCAGGGAAATGCGCCGTCCATGCAGCTCGCGCAAGGTGGCGCGCAGGCGCGTCAATTCCAGTTCCTGTTCCAGCACTTCGCGCTGTGCCTGCGTGAGCAGCAAATTGGCCGCATCGTGCTTGCGGAACACTTCAAAAAACAGCGAGGACGAGGCCTGCAGCTGGCGCGCGCTTTTCGGCTGGCCTGGATAGCCCTGGAACACCAATCCCGCGATGCGGGCGATTTCGCGGAAGCGCCGCTGCGACAATTCCGTCGCATTCAGGCTGGCCAGCACGTCTTCCAGCAAGTTGTCCGTGCTGAACAGGGCAATACCGGCGCCGCTGGCACCAATCAACAGCGGAGAAAAATCGATGTCGTCCGCACCCAGCAATTCAAAGCCGTAATCGTTGACGGCGATCGACAAGGTCGCCGGCTGCACGCGCGCGATGCGGTAAGCCAGCAATGACGCCAGGCCCAGGTGCACGGAGCGTCCCGCAAATGGATACACGAACAAGTGGTGGCCTTCGCGGCTGGACAGGGTTTCCAGCAGCAAGGTCGCGCGCGTGGGCAGGCTCGACCATGCCTGCTGGATGGCCAGCAGCGGCGCCAGCGCGCGCATTTCCGGGCCGCTGGCCTTGCCTTCCTGCGCCAGCTGCAACTGGTCCAGCACGGCGTGCGCCAGTTCCGACGACAGCGGCATCTTGCCGCCCTGCCAGCGCGGCACGGCGCCGCGGCTGCCTGTTGCGCGTCGCACGTAGGCCGTCATTTCGTGCACGCGCACGAATTCCAGGATGCGCCCGCCAAACAAAAAATGGTCGCCCGACTTCAGGCGCGCGATGAATGATTCCTCGATGCTGCCGATGCGGCCGCCACCGAGGAACTTGACCTGAATCGCCGCCTCCGACACGATGGTGCCAATGCTCATGCGGTGGCGCCGCGCCAGCGCCGCGTCCGGCACGCGGTACACGCCCTCCTCGTCCGGCAGCACCCTGCGGTATTCCGGATACACGGTGAGGCTTTGCCCGCCGCGCGCAACGAAATCGAGCGCCCATTGCCACTCCTCCAAGGTCAGGTCCCGGTACGACCAGGCCGCGCGCACTTCCGCGTACAGTTCGGCAGACTGAAAACCGCCACCCAGCGCGATCGTCACCAGGTGCTGCACCAGCACGTCGAGCGGCTTGTCCGGCACGGGCCGCGCTTCCAGGTGGCCTTGCGCAAGGGCGGCCCGGGCAGCAGCCGCTTCCAGCAATTCCAGGCTGTTGGTGGGCACCAGGGTGACGCGCGAAATGCGTCCCGGCGCGTGGCCGCTGCGCCCGGCCCGCTGCACCAGGCGCGCGATGCCTTTCGCGCTGCCCACTTGCAGCACGCGCTCGACGGGCAGGAAATCGACGCCCAGGTCCAGGCTGGAGGTGCAGACGACGGCTTTCAGTTCGCCCGTCTTCAAGTGCTGTTCGACCCACTCGCGCACTTCGCGGTCCAGCGAACCGTGGTGCAGGGCGATCAAGCCCGCCCAGTCGGGCCGCGCATCGAGCAGATGCTGGTACCACAGTTCGGCCTGCGAACGCGTGTTGGTAAACACGAGGGTGGTGGCGCTGCCTTCGATCTCGGCGATCAGCGGTTGCAGCATCTGAATGCCCAGGTGGCCGCCCCAGGGAAAGCGCGTGGGGTTGGCGGGGATCAGGCTGTCGACGAGGATGCGCTTTTTGACTTTCCCTTCCACCAGCACGCCAGCGTTTTCCTCGCCCAGCAAGACGTCCTGCGCCTGCCGCAGATTGCCCAGGGTGGCCGACAGGCCCCACGTCATCAACGTATCATTCCAGCGGCGCAAGCGGGCCAGCGCCAGCTGCACCTGCACCCCGCGCTTGCTGCCCATCAATTCATGCCACTCGTCGACGATCACGGTTTCCAGCAAGCTGAATCGGTCCTTGGCATCCACCTGGCTCAGCATCAATGACAGGCTTTCCGGCGTGGTCACCAGCACGTCGGGCCAGGCCTTCGCCTGCCGCGCGCGCTGCGCGGCGCTGGTATCGCCCGTGCGCGCCTCGATGCGCCAGCCGGGTACCAGCTCCGCGCCAGACGCTTGCAAGGCGCGCACGGTGTCGGCCGCCAGCGCCCGCATGGGCGTGATCCACAGCACGCGCAAGCCCTGTTTTTTAGCTTTGCGCGTCAGGCGCTCGGCGCGCAGCAAGGCGCCGAACCAGACGGCATAGGTCTTGCCCGAACCCGTGCTCGCATGCAGCAGACCCGATTGCCCCTGTGCAGCCGCACGCCAGACGGCGCGCTGGAACGGGAATATGGACCAGCCGCGCATGCCGAACCAGGCGTCGATGCGCTGCGCCAGCGCGCTTTTGCTCATCGCTTGCTCATGTGTTTTGCGCCAGCATGGCCTTCAAGGTGGCCAGGGTGTCCGCGTCGGCGATGGTCTTGTCTTCGCGCCGGCGCAGGATGCGGGGAAAGCGCACGGCGATGCCCGCCTTGTGCCGGCTGGACGCGGCGATGCCTTCGAAGCCGATCTCGAACACCATCGTCGGCTTGACGCTGCGCACGGGGCCGAATTTTTCTATCGTCGTCTTGCGGATGGCGGCATCGACTTGCCCGATTTCCGCATCCGTCAAACCGGAATACGCCTTGGCGAACGGCACCAGCTTACGTTCCCCTTCCTCAACGTCATCCCACACGGCAAACGTGTAATCCGTGTACAGCGACGCGCGCCGGCCGTGGCCCGCCTGGGCGTAGATCAGCACGGCGTCGACGGCATACGGGTCGATCTTCCACTTCCACCAGGTGCCCACATCTTTCGTGCGGCCCACGCCATACACGGCCGACACGGCCTTGAGCATCAAGCCTTCCACGCCGCGCGCCCGCGATTCGCTGCGGATGGCCGCCAGCGCCTCCCAGCTTGCCGCCGCTATGCGCGGCGACAAACGCAGCGCGGGAGAGTTCACGCCGGCCACGACGCTTTCCAGCAGCGCGCGGCGCTCGATCTGGGGCAGCTGGCGCACGTCCACGCCATCGAGTTCCAGCACATCGTAGGCCACGAGCACGGCCGGCAGCTCGGCCAGCAGCTTGGGCGAGACGCTCT is a window of Janthinobacterium rivuli DNA encoding:
- a CDS encoding sulfite reductase subunit alpha, which translates into the protein MIFTHDTTRLALLAALSLSYAGVCLAPWLRARAKRRASEAARATLANSPAWLVAYASQTGNAEELATQTAQSLQLAGIPVRLCALAELTALDLQQAERALFLVSTYGEGDAPDNAAAFMGRLMTGELALPQLHYAVLALGDRSYGQFCGFGRALDAWLAGQGASRLFQRIEVDRSASAAIEQWFQHLSHLAGTSDAPDWSAPAFGDWRLRQRRHLNPGSAGGAIYHVELAPVAGALPDWQSGDLVQVTAPADPSQPREYSIASIPRDGGVHLLVRQHAHPDGSLGLASGWLTAQAKVGDVVQLRLRQHKRFRLEDNAQRPLILIGNGSGIAGLRGHLKSRVLAGQRRNWLIFGERNAAHDFHYREEIEGWHASGDLPRLDLAFSRDQAERTYVQDRLRGNADEVKLWLEQGAAIYICGSLAGMAGGVDQALQEILGRPALDALAAEGRYRRDVY
- a CDS encoding FAD:protein FMN transferase; translation: MRRVLLPQHISDQVAPPGAAIRDLRGLTMGTSWSVRLLESAMPGRAGSADLQQGLQQQLDLVVAQMSHWSDESDLGRFNRAEAGSWHSLPAAFCEVLGFAMHVSQASGGAYDPCAGALVNLWGFGPRNRYDEPGFLPPKDDTVALLLSQRQRRRLELDLPARRARQPGGLQLDLSAVAKGYGVDRLARYLDSQGIQHYLVEVGGELRGAGSKPDGQPWWVMLEQVDGADHAQHPAEMLLALHGLSVATSGDYRRFFQDGTVRFSHTIDPRSGMPIANQLASVTVVHEQCMAADAWSTALTVLGVEAGMALAEEQGLAARFLQRDGDGYHETLSSHMLAMLDE
- a CDS encoding DUF4198 domain-containing protein, coding for MFKQFNKSLIALALAGLAMNAHAHRGWMVPSSTMVESKDAWVTVDAAVSDGLFEIDHQPLRLDALQVIGPDGAKVTPANTVTGRLRSVFDVKMEKPGTYKAAIVSQNVMGSYKLNGEQKRFRGNEETFKKEVPADAQELKITRTAARLETFFSNGETSTEVFKPTGVGLEFVPVTHPNDLRAGEKATWRFLIDGKPAANQAFSLVPGGVRYRGVLGEIRQSTDAKGEITFTVPAAGMYYLSSTWPAAAPAVAGQPPAMPERRMTYAATVEVLPQ
- a CDS encoding DUF2271 domain-containing protein, encoding MKLRYSLALGLPLIGTSAMAADLALKIEIPQLNVAEYHRPYVAAWLETADQKVVGNLTVLYDVKKKDKAGEKWLKDMRQWWRKSGRDLAMPVDGVSGATRAPGEHTLTFPGAKALLDKLPAGEYQVVVEAAREAGGRELVRVPFQWPLKSAQSVPAKGKEELGNVVVQLKP
- a CDS encoding PepSY-associated TM helix domain-containing protein; the protein is MGNAGAADKAKNNASRAVWLKNLHQWHWISSALCLLGMFLFAITGITLNHAGQIESKPSITRQKAELPAPLVTQLAAYAAKHDGANAPMPAAAEAWLKQQWSLNAGGRPAEWSIDEVYLPLPKAGGDAWVRIGLEDGAAEYELTDRGWVSWLNDVHKGRNTGVAWSWFIDIFAGACIVFCLTGLLILKFHAANRPFTWPMVGLGILIPCAIALLFIH
- a CDS encoding pyridoxamine 5'-phosphate oxidase family protein — protein: MQAYSSEQLASIAAKIKDVKFGMLTTSDDMRTLTSRPLTQQQVDSEGQIWFFVSDDAAYTRDLLNNPQVNVSFVDTGDSLYVSVCGHAQLLKDRAKAEELWNPLVKAWFPGGLDDPKLSLIKVTIQSAEYWDSSASKMMQFYEMARAAITGEPPKDLGEHGRVDL
- a CDS encoding KGG domain-containing protein — protein: MATSSDNKQQGSKTSSSSSSSGNKQSDTSKRGFASMDPAQQREIASEGGRAAHEKGTAHEFTSEEARRAGSQSHKNDANRQSASSSSGSRDNASMNQDGGRDSGNKQSGGSGSSSGSRNKQ
- the pdeM gene encoding ligase-associated DNA damage response endonuclease PdeM, producing MSESRHAHCVVELAGEILWLLAHKAGYWPARKMLVIADIHFGKAAAFRALGMPVPRGTTTQNLLALDALLASYACEEIVFLGDFLHARAAHAPATVAAMLAWRARHPGLRLTVVRGNHDAHAGDPAAALGIRMVDEPHQVGKLSFCHHPDTAAPGYVLAGHVHPVFHLRAERGGLRLPCFLLGQQRAILPSFGAFTGGHAVRPAAGERVYVTADAAVFALPANC
- a CDS encoding ligase-associated DNA damage response DEXH box helicase; the encoded protein is MSKSALAQRIDAWFGMRGWSIFPFQRAVWRAAAQGQSGLLHASTGSGKTYAVWFGALLRAERLTRKAKKQGLRVLWITPMRALAADTVRALQASGAELVPGWRIEARTGDTSAAQRARQAKAWPDVLVTTPESLSLMLSQVDAKDRFSLLETVIVDEWHELMGSKRGVQVQLALARLRRWNDTLMTWGLSATLGNLRQAQDVLLGEENAGVLVEGKVKKRILVDSLIPANPTRFPWGGHLGIQMLQPLIAEIEGSATTLVFTNTRSQAELWYQHLLDARPDWAGLIALHHGSLDREVREWVEQHLKTGELKAVVCTSSLDLGVDFLPVERVLQVGSAKGIARLVQRAGRSGHAPGRISRVTLVPTNSLELLEAAAARAALAQGHLEARPVPDKPLDVLVQHLVTIALGGGFQSAELYAEVRAAWSYRDLTLEEWQWALDFVARGGQSLTVYPEYRRVLPDEEGVYRVPDAALARRHRMSIGTIVSEAAIQVKFLGGGRIGSIEESFIARLKSGDHFLFGGRILEFVRVHEMTAYVRRATGSRGAVPRWQGGKMPLSSELAHAVLDQLQLAQEGKASGPEMRALAPLLAIQQAWSSLPTRATLLLETLSSREGHHLFVYPFAGRSVHLGLASLLAYRIARVQPATLSIAVNDYGFELLGADDIDFSPLLIGASGAGIALFSTDNLLEDVLASLNATELSQRRFREIARIAGLVFQGYPGQPKSARQLQASSSLFFEVFRKHDAANLLLTQAQREVLEQELELTRLRATLRELHGRRISLQPLERASPFAFGLMVERFREQLTTEKLSDRVARLVSALEKAAA